The segment GATGGCTGCGATAATATCTGGGCCGCAGGCAGCGGGGTCATTTAAAAGGCTTGAGTACCATTTGCCTACACTTGCTGATAGTGTGCAGCCCACGGCGCGTACACAGGCGCACAGGGTTTCTACGTCGGCATCAATGGCTGCTTGTTCTCCACGCGCCCGTAATGCACTTACCAGCGGCTCTTCAAGAGGCCTATGCTCCAGGCAATAGCACAGCGAGTGAGCGACATTAGTGGGCAGGTGGGGTAGGCGCAGCGCTAGCGCTTCTGATGTGGGTAAATCGAGGCGTACCACATAATCAGCGATGCCTTGTAATCCCAGTGCTTGCCAATCAATAGTCTGTTGGCCACTGAGATATGCTTCTACAGGCTCTAAGTGTTGGCTAGCGGCTAGCCCTAATGCGTGGGTGGCCTGTGCATTAAGCATTGCTTGAAAAGTAATATCAGGCGAAAAAGCGAGGGGATTATCCTTCATTAGATGATCCACGTCTGCAGTTTCTGCCTTACCTAGCGGTTTATTTTCCACCTGTGAAGCATTTCGCCCAAGGGTTTCTAGCAAGCGATTAATAAAGCCGTCTCGTTGGGCGGGGGAGAGCTTGCCTTGTTCGTCTAGCGGCAGCGCCAAAAACCAGATGGCTGGTTCAGGCATGTCACCCATACGAAATACCACGCCAAGTCTTGCCTGTTGTTGCCAGGGTTCAGGCCAGGCTATCTCGCCGCTTTCGAATGAACGCAGCGTTTCTCGTGGGCAGGTCGTTACTCGTCGTCCCATATGGTAGAGGGAAACGTCGGCGCCGCTACGTGTAAAAAACTCATCAAGTGTTTGGATTGGTTGCATGACATCCTTCCGCATTTCAAGCCTGCACTCTACCTTGCTGATGTATCACTGTCAGCCGCAAACGCTGATTAATCCGTGCTTTATTATCAAAGTGGTTAAAAATTGCACAACATGGCGTAACCCGCATGAGAGTAACAGTAGCGACATCTTTCCATAGTTTATCCACAGTCTCTTGCAGGTTTTCTGTGAGTCTGTGAATAAGGCACAAATTCAGCCAGATGGTTGGCAACTTGCGCATAGTGCTGGGATAATAAAGGCTTATTGATTCAAAGGGAAAAGGTACTTATGAGCGTCCATCAGCAGCTTCAAACCGCGCTTCTTGAGCTTGAAGCCACAATGAAGGCCGCTAATTTATGGCGTATGCCAACGCCTGATATCTCAGCATTTAATAGCCAGCAACCCTTCTGTATCGACACGATGTCGCTGCCTCAGTGGATTCGATTTGTCTTTATCGCTCGATTAAATGCACTGGTTGATGCCGAGGCCGCCATGCCTGACAAGTGCGATGTAGCACCGGCAGTGGCTGCTTACCTGATGCAGGAAAAAGTGCGTGCCAGTGACCAGCTGCTGGTTGTTCGCGCCGTTGAAAAGATAGATCGGCTAGTTACCGAAAGCTAGGTCGCGGTAAGACGAGGAGCTGAAGCCTAGTGTGATCAGGGTATCAGCAATGACAATGCCCAGCACCGCAAGCAGCGGTACTGGGCATTTTTCATACGATTATGGCGCTAGCACAGCCGTAGCGGTGCTTAGAAGCGGTAGCTTAAGCCTGCCATAACCACCAGAGGGTCAATCTCTACTGTGCCTGCAGCGTCGCCGTTAACGGTTGCGTCAGTATCGATGTCGATATACCACGCTGCTGCGTTAAGCGCCCAGTTATCATCGATAAGTAAATCGATACCCACCTGAGCAGCGGCACCCCAAGAGTCGTCCAGCTCCAACTCGCCAATGGCTAGTTCTTCATCAGAGAAAAAGGTGTAGTTAATACCTGCGCCTACATAAGGCTGTACGCGCGCATCAGTTCCACCTAGTGGGTAGTACTGGAGAGTTAGTGTGGGGGGGAGGTGTTTGGTAGAGGCAAGATTGTCACCGTTCAGGGCAATGTCGTGCTCAAACGGCAGAGCTGCCAGTAACTCGATACCCATCTTGTCGTGGAAGCGATAGCCAAGTGTAAATGCAAAATCGGTTTTGTCTTGAACATCAACCGCCAACGCGCCTCCAGCTAATGAGCCGTTGTCGCCTTTTGGTTCCACTTTGGCAACACCCACGCGAGTAAAGAAATCGCCAGCGCCGTAAGCTAAAACTTGGCCGCTTGCCATCAATGTGGCTGCTGCAAGTCCAGTGGTGAGCAGTGTTGAAAGAGAGTTATGGCGCATAGCATCGCTCCTGACCATTAATATGAGTCTTTGCAGTGAGAGGTTAACGTGAACCGTTGTTCGACATGATCGCGAACCATGTAAGGAGTGTATCGGGTAGAAGAAGACAGGTTATTGACCTGGGGCAAAGAGTGGAGCTACGCCGCTAAACATTGGGCTTATAAAAGAGGCAATCTGAAATGAAAGAAGCCTTCCCATGCCACGGGAAGGCCTCGATAATCAACTAATTGTTTGATCACGTTGAGTGTGTAATTGGCGCTCGTCTAGCGATCAATATGCTGATATTCACCCGCATCGGCAGTTACGCGACTAACCACCAAGATGGCAATAAAGGCAGCGATGAAGCCAGGGATGATTTCGTACACGCCGGGGCCACCCATGAATTCTCCGTTCCAGCCTAATGCAATCCAAATCATGACGGTAGCAGCACCCACCACCATGCCTGCAAGGGCGCCAGCACCGTTCGTGCGAGACCACATTAGCGACAGAATGATCAGCGGGCCAAATGCTGCGCCAAAGCCAGCCCAGGCGTTACTCACTAGTCCAAGAACCTGGGAGTCTGGATTTGACGCGATCACAGCGGCCACCAGGCCAACCAGTACGACACAGATTCGCCCCACCTTTACGCACTCTTTATCGGTTGCTTCCTTTCGTAAGAACAGACGATAGAAGTCCTCGGTCAATGAAGAGGACGACACTAACAATTGGCTAGAAATAGTGCTCATAATTGCAGCAAGCAGTGCCGCGTAGAGGAAACCAGTGACCAGCGGGTGGAATAGCAGGTTAGCCAGAATGATGAAGATCGTTTCTGGATCCTCGATATCCATGCCGTTGCGAATCGCATAGGCCCGGCCAAACAAACCTAGAGAAACAGCGCCAATCAGGGAAATAAGCATCCAACTCATGCCGATATTACGGGCAGTAGGCACATCCTTCAGCGTCCGGATGGCCATGAAGCGCACAATAATATGTGGCTGACCGAAATAGCCAAGCCCCCAGGTCACCGCAGAGAGCCAGCCAATAAAGGTTAGCCCTGACGTCCAGGATAGTAGGGTGGGATCGACTTCATTTAGCGTCTGCGATGCTTGGGAGAACCCGCCGCCACCTTCGCCAAATAGCACTACTGCTGGCATGATGACTAGCGCCAACATCATTATGCAGCCTTGAACGAAGTCAGTCATGCTAACGGCCAGGAAGCCGCCAACAACGGTATAGACAAGTACCACACCAAGTGTAATAAGAATGCCCACAGCGTAGTCGCTCATGCCGCCGATGTTAAAAATACCGGCAAACGCGCTTTCAAACAGCTTGCCCCCAGCGACTAAGCCAGATGCTGTATAAACCGCGAAAAAGATGACGATAACAATAGCCGACACCGTGCGCAGGGAAAGCGCACGTGTCGGAAATCGGTTTGCAAGAAAGGCTGGAATGGTAATCGCATTACCGTAGTGAACCGTCTGTTCACGAAGCCGGGGGGCGACCAGGGTCCAGTTGAAGAATGCACCCACCAGAAGGCCAATGCCTATCCAAGCTGATCCCAAACCGGAAACAAACATTGCGCCGGGCAGCCCAAGCAGCAACCAGCCGCTCATGTCCGACGCGCCAGCCGATAGAGCAGCTACTTGTGGACTTAGGCCACGTCCACCCAGCATGTAATCTTCCGATGAAGATGTCGCTTTGCGCATAGCATAAATGCCGATGGCGATCATAAGCGCAAAGTAGGCAAAAAGACTGATCCAAACACCGATAGCCATGAAAGTTCTCCAATTCGTCAGGACGGAGCTAGCTCCGACAGGTTAGCGCGCTTGCCGTGCAGGACCGGTAGTGGCACGCATTTTTAACTCCGTTTCTTATTCGCGTAACAAGGCGCTACCGTTTGATCCTCGATCTTCCTTGCTAGGGAGACGCCTGTTCTAGTCGTCTCCCGGCAACACGAGGTCATTATCTTATCTAAGTTTAGTTGCGAAATGTGGCGTCGACAAAGCTTGGGGGCCTATTCGGCCGTTGCCAGCAGGCTGGCGTTGCCTCCCGCAGCAGTCGTGTCGATGCACAGATGACGTTCCACCACGTAGCGATCTGGTGAAATGGTCTGCGTCTCGAGTGGCACGATGGCACCGTCGCGCTTAGCAAGTGCTATCCGCAGTTCATGCGTCCAATCGCTTTTGCCAGCCGCGGCGACTGCTGCAATCCCGTTGATCTCGCTCAGCGTATCTGCCGTGATGCTTCCCTCGAGCCCAATCACTGGCGCGCCAGCATCGACTAGCGGCTGGACGGCTTGGGCGGCGCCTGGTGCGATTACTACCGCCGTACAGCCTGCGCCAAGCGCCTGTATGGCTTGGGCAGCAGCGATATCGAGAGTTGGTCCAAGGCAAAGAACAGCTCCCTTTGGATACATCGCCAAACGGTTGCTTTCCCCTGTTGGCCCCGGAAGTGTCTGCGGTGTCATGTCGAGGGACGCTGTCTCATTGAGGGCTTTGCGGATCACGCCACCTTTGCCGGAGAGCGCTTTGCGGAGTACCTCGATCCGGTTTGGTCGTACCGCCCAGTTACGCGCATCCAGCCCATCTAGGGCCGATTGGAGGTCGCTGAGAGAAACGGTCTTACCCTCCGGAGCCACGTGGTGTTCGGTGACGGCAGTGCGGCGGAAGCGAGTGACATAGAGCGGGCCACCGGCCTTGGGTCCGGTACCTGAAAGGCCTTCGCCCCCGAATGGCTGGGAACCGACAATGGCGCCGATCTGGTTACGATTAACATAAACGTTGCCGACATGGATGCGCTCGACAATTTGCTGCACGCGATCATCGATGCGGGTATGCAGGCCGAAGGTCAGCCCATAGCCTTTTCCATTGATGGCATCGACCACGTTGTCGATGTCTCGTGCCTTGAAAGTGGCCACATGTAGAACCGGGCCGAAGATTTCACGTTCAAGATCCTCAATGCCACTGACCTTGATCACTGCTGGAGTGACAAAAGTGCCGGTTTCCGGCGCAGACAACTTCTTAAGTACGTTGCCAGACTTTTCGTGAGCCGCCACGTAGTCGCTTATCTCGGCTTGAGCGTCGGCGTCGATCACTGGTGAGACGTCTGTGTCAGTATTCCAAGGGTCGCCGATGGTGAGCGAGTCCATGGCACCATAAAGCATGTTGAGCAACCGATCGCGCGCTTCTTCCTGCACATACAGCATGCGTAGCGCTGAGCAACGTTGCCCAGCGGATTGGAAGGAGGAGATTAATATATCGCGGACTGCCTGCTCGGTTAGTGCCGTAGAGTCGACTATCATCGAGTTAAGGCCGCCGGTCTCGGCGATCAGTATGGCATCGGGTCCTGCGTTCTTTGCCAACGCCTTATGGATAATCTGTGCTACGGGAGTCGAGCCAGTGAAGCAGACACCAGCAATGCGGGGATCGCTAGTCAGCGGGCCGCCCACTGTGGGGCCATCGCCAGGCAGCAACTGTAGTGCCGCTTCAGGTAGGCCAGCTTCACGCATCAGCTCGACGGCGCGGGCGGCGATCAGCGGTGTTTGCTCGGCGGGCTTGGCAAGCACCGCGTTGCCAGCCACCAAGGCAGCGGCGATCTGCCCGGTGGTGATGGCCAGCGGGAAGTTCCAGGGGCTGATGCAGACGAAAATGCCACGGGCGCTACCGGGTTCTTCCGCCTCCAGCCGCTCGCCCTCATTGGCGTAGTAGCGCAGGAAATCAACCGCTTCGCGCACTTCAGCGATGCCATCAAACATCATCTTACCGGCTTCGCGGGTGGTGATCACGGTCAGTTCAGCGATATGTTCTTCATAGAGATCCGCAGTACGACGGAGCACCTCGGCACGCTCGGCCACCGGACGTGCTGACCACTCGCGGAAACCTTCCTCTGCAGCGTCAAGGGCGGCGGCTACCTCATCAGGGGTGGCCTCATGTACCTTGCCGATAATACGCGACTCGTCGGCGGGGGAGACGGCATCGCGAGCCGGGCCCTGGGGAGCAGGATTTCCCGCTAGCATGGGGCCTGCTGTCCAGGTCTTGTCAGCAAACGTTTCCCGCGCATTAAGCAGCGGCAGGATCGAGGCGGGCTCGTTGATACGATAACCCTTGGAGTTTTTGCGATCTGGCGCAAACAGCTCTCCAGGCTGGCGGATCAACGGACTTGAGATGGCGTCGCCAAGCTGTTTAAACCCTTCAACGGGGTCTCTTGAAACCTCGCTTGGGGGAATCGAGCTATCGACTACCTGGTTGACGAACGAGGAGTTCGCGCCATTCTCTAGCAGACGACGTACCAAGTAGGCCAGCAAGTCGCGGTGAGCGCCGACTGGGGCGTAGATGCGGCAGTGCGTGCCCTCGGCCTCCTTAACGATGTGGTGCAACGATTCTCCCATGCCATGCAGGCGCTGAAATTCGTAGCTGTCCTTATCATCGCCTGCCATGGCCACTACAGCAGCGCACGTATGGGCGTTGTGAGTGGCGAATTGTGGATAAATGCGGTCGCGCCGGTCAAGGAGCATTTGAGCGCAGGCCATGTAACTAACATCGGTGTTGACCTTACGAGTGAAGACCGGGAAGGTTTTAACGCCCATTTCTTGGGACAGCTTGATCTCGGTATCCCAGTAGGCACCCTTGACCAGGCGCACCATGATCTTGCGGCCGAATCGCTCGGCAAGTTCGTAGAGAGTCTCTATCACCGGCGCGGCGCGCCGCCCGTAGGCTTGCACAACGACCCCGAAGCCATCCCATCCGTCTAGGCTGGGGTCAGACATCAGAGCCTCGATTACGTCGAGAGACAGATCCAGTCGATCCTGCTCTTCTGCATCGATGTTGAAACCGATATTGGCTTTGGCTGCTTGTCTTACCAGCTCCAACGCACGTGGAACAAGCTCTTCCATGACCGTGTCACGGTGGGTGTATTCATAGCGCGGATGCAGAGCCGAGAGTTTTACCGAGATACCGGGGCTTCCACGTACATCGCCCTTGGCCTGTTCGGCGATAGCAGTAATTGCTTTGGCATAGGCCTCGTGATAGCGGACGGCATCTTCATCAGTGCGAGCTGCCTCGCCCAGCATGTCGTAAGAATATGTGTAGCCTTGCTTCTCTAGGTCGCGGGCATTCTTCATACCCTCTTCGATGGTCTGGCCAAGTACGAACTGACGACCGAGAATCTTCATCGACTGGCCAACCGCCTTACGCACTACCGGCTCGCCCATGCGGCGTACTAAACCACGTAGCGCTCGGGTTGGGCCCTTAGGGTCCTCTTCCAACACTTTGCCGGTTAGCAATAGTGCCCAGGTCGAGGCGTTAACCATCGATGAGGATGATTTCCCCAAGTGCGCGCCCCAGTCGGACGGCTCGATTTTATCGTGGATCAGATCGTCGATGGTTTCTGCATCAGGCACGCGCAACAGGGCTTCTGCCAAGCACATCAGGCCTACACCTTCTGTGGTTGACAGGCCGTACTCAGCGAGGAACGCCTCCATCATTGAGGGAGACCTTTCTTTGCGCACACGTTCCACGTAGTGGGCGCCGACGGCAGCAACTTTGCGTCGATCATCCTCTGATAGCTTGATTCGTTCGATCAGCTCATGCAGCACCGCTGCTTCATCGACGTCATAGTTGCTACGGATGCGTGAGCGTAGATCGCTCACGTCGCTATGCAGATTAAGGTTAGCTTTGTTCATGATGGTTCTCTCCTTGCAAGTCGACACATAGCGTAGATGTATCGACTTAAATCTTTTGCTTTTAATGGCTCACTAGCGATCAATATGCTGATATTCGCCAGAGTCGTTAGTCAGGCTACTCACCACCAGGATGGCAATGAAGGAAGCAATAAAGCCTGGAATAATCTCGTAAACACCAGGGCCACCCATGAACTCACCGTTCCAGCCTAGCGAGATCCAGCTCATGACAGTGGCAGCGCCTACCACCATGCCAGCGATGGCACCATTACCGTTCGTACGTGGCCACATTAGCGACAGAATAATCAGCGGACCAAACGCCGCACCGAAGCCAGCCCACGCATTACTGACCAGCCCCAACACCTGAGAGTTTTCGTCAGACGCTATTAAAGCTGCTACCAAGCCAACTAGCGCAACACAGACTCGACCAACGCGCACACACTCCTTGTCAGTTGCTTCTTTACGCAGGAACAGGCGATAGAAGTCCTCCGTCAACGATGATGACGACACTAGAAGCTGGCTGGAGATAGTACTCATGATCGCAGCTAGGAGAGCCGCATAAAGAAAACCGGTGATCAGCGGGTGGAACAGCAGCTCCGCAAGGATGATAAAAATTGTTTCCGGATCCTGGACATCTAATCCATTACGGATTGCATATGCTCGACCAAAAATACCCAGTGAGACCGCACCAATTAGGGAGATAAGCATCCAGCCCATGCCAATGTTGCGGGCGACAGGAACATCCTTGAGTGTCCTGATCGCCATAAAGCGCACAATGATGTGTGGCTGTCCGAAATAGCCTAACCCCCAAGTAACCGCTGATAGCCAGCCAATAAAGGTCAGTCCCGACGTCCAGGATAGTAGGGTGGGATCAACTTCATTTAGCGTCTGTGACGCCTGGGAAAAACCGCCGCCGCCTTCACCAAAGAGCACCACCGCTGGCATGATCACCAAAGCAAGCATCATGATGCAGCCTTGCACAAAGTCCGTCATGCTCACGGCGAGAAAGCCGCCGACAACGGTGTAAATAAGCACGACGCCCAGTGTAATGATGACACCCATGGCGTAGTTGCTCATATCACCGATATTGAAGATGCCGGAGAATGCGCTTTCAAACAGCTTGCCGCCTGCCACTAGGCCTGATGCCGTATAAACTGCGAAGAAGATAACAATAACGATAGCGGACACTGTACGTAGCGAAAGGGCTCTTGTCGGAAACCGATTCGCTAAAAAGGCTGGGATAGTGATCGCATTACCGTAGTGAACCGTTTGTTCACGAAGTCGTGGGGCGACCAGTGTCCAGTTGAAGAACGCACCCACGAGTAGGCCAATACCAATCCAGGCTGAGCCCAAGCCAGATACGAACATTGCACCGGGTAGCCCCAGCAGCAACCAGCCGCTCATGTCTGAAGCACCAGCCGACAGGGCCGCCACCTGTGGGCTGAGGCCTCGACCACCCAGCATGTAGTCTTCGGATGAAGACGTCGCTTTGCGCATGGCATAAACGCCGATGGCGATCATGAGCGCAAAGTAGGCGGTAAGACTGATCCAAACACCGATAGCCATAAGAACTCCTTCATTACATTAGGCCGGACGTAGCGCCGACAGGTATGTGCGCTTACCAAAAGAATCTAGTAATGGCGCAGCCTTATTGTTAAGCGTTGTTATTGAACCCTATGCTTATTCACGTTACTGGCCCCAACGAAAACCTACCCAGAGCCTCGTCAGAGGGGTAAAGCCTGGGTAGGCAACGAGAGTGAAGGCAATTGCTCAATTCGTTTCAGCTATTAGGTCACCTCATTAAAGAGAGTGAGGTTAATCGTTTTGTTTATCCATTCACTCATCGCCAAGCGCCAGAAGTGACGCGTTTCCACCTAAGGCAGCGGTGTTGTTGGTGATCGTTTTTTCAGTCACAAAGCGCTGGAGGTAGTGTGGGCCGCCTGCCTTTGGGCCGGTGCCAGAGAGGCCCTGTCCGCCAAACGGTTGAACGCCAACGACTGCGCCAATAATGTTGCGGTTGATATACACATTGCCTACTCGCATTTTCTGCGCTATTTCAGCGGCAAATGACTCATTACGGCTGTGCACCCCAAAGGTCAGACCATACCCGCGACCATTAATGTCATTGATAACGCGGTCAATATCGCGAGACTTGTAACGGACAATGTGCAGAATGGGGCCAAACTGCTCCCGGGTAAGCGAGTCAATGCTGTCGACGACAAAGGCGGTGGGCGCCACGAAGGTGCCATTTTGGGTGTGTTCTGCCACCATCGGTGTTTCCGCGACTAGGCGATTTTCACCCTTCAACTTTTCTATATGCGCCGTTAGACCCTTACGTGCGTCTTCATCAATCACCGGGCCCACATCGGTGCCTAAATCTCGTGGATCACCAATACGTAGCTCGTTCATGGCGCCTTTTAGAATTTCAATGACGCGGTCGGCAATATCGTCTTGTAAGTAAAGCACCCGAAGCGCGGAACAACGCTGACCGGCACTTTGGAACGCAGATTGAATTACATCGACAACGACCTGTTCAGGCAACGCTGTAGAGTCGACAATCATGGCGTTCATGCCGCCTGTTTCGGCAATCAGCGTTGGCAGCGGTGCATTTTCGCGGGCTGCAAGAGCACGGTTGATTATCTGCGCCGTATCAGTGCCGCCGGTGAATACAACACCCGTAATACGTGGGTCAGAGGTTAAGACGCTACCTACCGTGGGACCATCGCCAGGCAGTAACTGAACCACGTCACGTGGCATGCCCGCTTCGTAAAGCAACTCAATAACGCGGTGAGCAACGATCGACGTTTGTTCTGCCGGTTTAGCGAGTACGGTGTTGCCAGCAACGGCGGCGGCGACAATCTGGCCGCAGAAAATTGCCACCGGGAAGTTCCAAGGGCTGATTGCCGCGAATACCCCCTTACCGCCCATCATCAAGCGGTTGGATTCACCGGTAGGGCCTGGTAGCTCAATCGGCTGACTAAACGCTTCTTCAGCACGCATAGCGTAATAGCGACAAAAGTCCACAGCTTCCTTGATCTCGTCGACACCGTCGGTGAGCAGCTTACCGCCTTCACGTGAACAGAGCGTCATCAGCTCTGCCATGTGCTCTTCCATCAAGTCGGCTAAGCGGCGAAGGATGTCAGCACGCTCGGTTACCGGGGTCGTTTCCCAGCGGGGAAACGCTTGCCAAGCCGCGTCGAGTGCTTTGGCTGCCTGCGCTTTGCTAGTCCACTGAATGCTGCCCACAGTTTTGCGGCGGTCGAAAGGCGAGGTGACTGCGTGGGTATTCGCGGCATCGTCGGCAACATCAAAGGCCAGCAAGGGTTTTGCCAGGTACTGCTTATCCATAAACGAGCCCATCTTGTCCATTAACGGATAGAAATGGCTACGAATATTAAGATTGACCCCGCGAGAGTTACGGCGCTTAGGCCCATAGATATCTTTTGGCAGCGGAATGCGCTTATTGGAAAACGTTTTATGCTGACGAAGCGTTTCAATCGGGTGTTGGCACAATGACTCTACAGGGACTTCCGGATCGACAATTTGGTGAACGAAAGAGGAGTTCGCTCCATTTTCAAGCAGGCGACGTACTAGATAGGGCAGTAGGTCTTTATGGGCACCAACCGGGGCATAAATTCGGCAGTAAGTGCCTTTTGGCGCGCGTGCTAGGGCTGCGTCATAAAGTGCTTCGCCCATGCCATGTAAGCGCTGGAATTCAAACGGGCGGCTATCTTGATTGGCGAGTTCAAGAATCGTCGTGACGGTGTGGGCGTTATGCGTTGCGAACTGAGGGAAAATACGCCCACGAGTATCGTTGGATAGCAGAAACTGGGCGCAGGCCAAGTAAGCTACGTCGGTACAGGCTTTGCGCGTAAATACAGGATAGCCATCTACCCCTAGCTGTTGAGACTCCTTGATTTCGCTATCCCAATAAGCGCCTTTAACCAAACGTAGCGGTATTTCGTCGCCTTGTTGCTCGGCCAGACGGTTAATGAAGTGCAGTACGGGTAAAGCGCGTTTCGAATATGCCTGCACGACAAGGCCAAAGTGCCCCCATCCTTTCACTGCATCACTTTCATATATCGCGCGGAAAACGTCGAGAGAGAGCTCTAGGCGATCCACTTCTTCAGCATCAATTGTCACTGCTACGTCAAGCTCACGAGCCTTAGTCACTAGCTTAATAACCGTGTCGACTAGTTCGGTAAGTACCTGCTCGCGGCGACCAAACTCATAGCGGGGATGTAGGGCAGATAACTTAATAGATACTGACGGGGCAGGTGTTTTATCGCCTAATGTTTTGCAGGCTTTGCCGACCTGCTCGATTGCGCGAGCGTAGTCATCATAGTAGCGCTTGGCGTCGGCACGGGTGCGCGCTGCCTCGCCCAACATATCATAGGAGTAGGTATAGCCTTTATTGAAGAGCGTTTTAGAGCGTTTTAGTGCTTCATTAATATCGCGCCCTAAGACAAACTGTTTACCCATGATTTTCATCGCTTCCATCATGGCGCGACGAATAACGGGTTCACCTACTTTATTAACCATGCGGTTAATAAAGTGGGCTGGTTGGCCCTCTTTTGGGTGATCGAGCTTCAACACATGCCCGGTCATCAATAGACCCCATGTAGAAGCATTGACCATCCATGATTCGCTTTTACCTAAGTGGGACTTCCAATCTGCAGGGCCAAGCCTATCTTCAATTAGCGCATCGGCAGTCGCTGTATCTGGGATGCGCAGCATGGCTTCTGCTAAACACATCAGCATTAAACCTTCATGGGTGTCCAGACTGTACTGTTGCAGCAGTTCGTCAATCGTATCGACAGCAGTATCCATTTTGCGGACATCACGCACCAACGCTGCTGTATTCGATTCAATCCGTGCAAAATCGTCACTGTCAGCATTGAGAACTTTAATTAGCTCACTGACGAAGGCGTCCTCATCTACAAGATAATGATCACTGATACGCTCCATAAGCGTATCAAGATCAGTTTGCCAGATGGCAGGGTCACGCATTTTCTTGGCATTGAGCATTGAGGCCCCCATAAGTCTGAGCAGAAAACGAAAAGCAGAAACAAATAACCGAAATAAAGCGATGGTAGGGCGCTGTGCCCAAGATAACGGTCGAATGTAGAGCGAGCTGCCATTAGGTGTATGTCGTTTTCA is part of the Halomonas sp. GT genome and harbors:
- the putA gene encoding bifunctional proline dehydrogenase/L-glutamate gamma-semialdehyde dehydrogenase PutA, with product MLNAKKMRDPAIWQTDLDTLMERISDHYLVDEDAFVSELIKVLNADSDDFARIESNTAALVRDVRKMDTAVDTIDELLQQYSLDTHEGLMLMCLAEAMLRIPDTATADALIEDRLGPADWKSHLGKSESWMVNASTWGLLMTGHVLKLDHPKEGQPAHFINRMVNKVGEPVIRRAMMEAMKIMGKQFVLGRDINEALKRSKTLFNKGYTYSYDMLGEAARTRADAKRYYDDYARAIEQVGKACKTLGDKTPAPSVSIKLSALHPRYEFGRREQVLTELVDTVIKLVTKARELDVAVTIDAEEVDRLELSLDVFRAIYESDAVKGWGHFGLVVQAYSKRALPVLHFINRLAEQQGDEIPLRLVKGAYWDSEIKESQQLGVDGYPVFTRKACTDVAYLACAQFLLSNDTRGRIFPQFATHNAHTVTTILELANQDSRPFEFQRLHGMGEALYDAALARAPKGTYCRIYAPVGAHKDLLPYLVRRLLENGANSSFVHQIVDPEVPVESLCQHPIETLRQHKTFSNKRIPLPKDIYGPKRRNSRGVNLNIRSHFYPLMDKMGSFMDKQYLAKPLLAFDVADDAANTHAVTSPFDRRKTVGSIQWTSKAQAAKALDAAWQAFPRWETTPVTERADILRRLADLMEEHMAELMTLCSREGGKLLTDGVDEIKEAVDFCRYYAMRAEEAFSQPIELPGPTGESNRLMMGGKGVFAAISPWNFPVAIFCGQIVAAAVAGNTVLAKPAEQTSIVAHRVIELLYEAGMPRDVVQLLPGDGPTVGSVLTSDPRITGVVFTGGTDTAQIINRALAARENAPLPTLIAETGGMNAMIVDSTALPEQVVVDVIQSAFQSAGQRCSALRVLYLQDDIADRVIEILKGAMNELRIGDPRDLGTDVGPVIDEDARKGLTAHIEKLKGENRLVAETPMVAEHTQNGTFVAPTAFVVDSIDSLTREQFGPILHIVRYKSRDIDRVINDINGRGYGLTFGVHSRNESFAAEIAQKMRVGNVYINRNIIGAVVGVQPFGGQGLSGTGPKAGGPHYLQRFVTEKTITNNTAALGGNASLLALGDE
- the putP gene encoding sodium/proline symporter PutP, whose protein sequence is MAIGVWISLTAYFALMIAIGVYAMRKATSSSEDYMLGGRGLSPQVAALSAGASDMSGWLLLGLPGAMFVSGLGSAWIGIGLLVGAFFNWTLVAPRLREQTVHYGNAITIPAFLANRFPTRALSLRTVSAIVIVIFFAVYTASGLVAGGKLFESAFSGIFNIGDMSNYAMGVIITLGVVLIYTVVGGFLAVSMTDFVQGCIMMLALVIMPAVVLFGEGGGGFSQASQTLNEVDPTLLSWTSGLTFIGWLSAVTWGLGYFGQPHIIVRFMAIRTLKDVPVARNIGMGWMLISLIGAVSLGIFGRAYAIRNGLDVQDPETIFIILAELLFHPLITGFLYAALLAAIMSTISSQLLVSSSSLTEDFYRLFLRKEATDKECVRVGRVCVALVGLVAALIASDENSQVLGLVSNAWAGFGAAFGPLIILSLMWPRTNGNGAIAGMVVGAATVMSWISLGWNGEFMGGPGVYEIIPGFIASFIAILVVSSLTNDSGEYQHIDR